The DNA region AACCTCGGCTGAAGACACTTCGATCGAAATTGACCTTAGGATTGCTTCTACCGAGATGATTAGCCGGCAGTGATTTTTCGGCCGAGAGACGATACCGGTTATTCCCTTCAATGGTCCAGAAACGATGATAACCTTTTGTCCCACGGTCAGGTATGGCACCGGCTCTGGATCTCGTCCGACCGACAGCATCCGTTGGATAGCCGATATTTCGTGATCCGGTATCGGGTACGCAACTTCGCCGAATGAAACGATCTTATGAACGCCTGGAGTGTTGAGCACGGTGCTGAAGAGGGAGCGCTTTGTTCTGCAAAAGACATACGCTGGAAATAGCGGTTGCTCGATGACCTTAATCCTGTCTGACCATTGCCGTCGTATGACAATCTTTGGAAGAAACTGCTCCACGCCTTTATGGTCAAGCAATAGCGCGACTCTAGCCTCATGACGAGGCATGACCTGTACAGCAAACCAGCGGACTTGTTCGACCGGTATCAAATAAAGCTCAAATCTCAGAGAGTCTTATCGGCGACTCTTCGGCGCAGGCTATCGCCCATCTAAGCCCCACCGCTACGGGAGCGACTCAGCATGCTAACTTATTGCGCGAACTTCGTTTCATCCAAATATCTGCCGCTGGGGTGAATCGATCTGAGTTCGCGTGCTTTGCTGCGCTACGCCATGCACACATACTTGCTGCTGCATAGGGCGCACGTTACGATTCGCGATAATCCCGAACAAGGGATTTGTCGCGGCTCATAGTTTGAGGTAAGCCTTTCTTCAAAGTCAATGAATCACAAGGAGGAACTCTAGTAGGCCGAACTAAGAACGCAGACAATCGTTACAGCCCATGAAAAGACGATCGCATCCCGCTTCAGCCCATATCGCGGAAGGAGTGCTCACTTCGCGCCAAGTCACGTATTTTTATGGGTTTGTTGGCAGTTCAACACCCAGTTGCACTATGGGAAATGGGGTAAATACCTCTGACGTACCAGATAAACCTTGCAGGCTGGTATTTGCGCATAAGTCAGAAAAGAGCCCTCGTGTATTTGTCCTATAAGCAAAATGCAGGTCAAGGAGCCGGGTGAATGGCTCCTCCCAGCGGGGATGCCACGATGGGATCCTTATCTGTTGCTCAATCCATTGGGCGAGCCGGCACACTGAGGGGAAAAATATGATGAGAAGAACAAAAGCACATGCTCCGGCCACAATCAGCCAGCGGGATGGAAGTCGTTCTGATTCTGTGTCTTGACTGTGATACGGGCAGAATGGACAGTTGCACGTATTTTGGACAGAATTGCGCAAACTATTCTGGCTTGGAGTTGATGCAGAAGGTTGAATCTGTTTCGGTTCTGAAGAAATAATCTCGCCCATCGCGTGTCCTCCATCATTCCGTCATAGATATAGCGACCGGGAATTCAAGATGTGGACAATCGTGCTGAGTAAATATCTGGTTATCCCAGAACGACTGCGGTAAGGTGTCGTTGCAGTCGGAACTAAATCATGCACGGCTGCGACGCATTACCCCGGGTTGATACTGGAATGAAATCTCCATCCCCATCCGATCTTTGCTGGGTGATAGGGTTTACGGCCCAAGGCAGCTGGATTGCGCCTGTCATCAGATCAGCAGTCCGGCTGGAATGGGATGCTGCAAAGCAACTAGCGGAGCGGTACCTTGGCGACGAGACATTGGCGTTGGAGTTAATGGAGGCCGCGATTCAGCAGACCGCAGAGCATCTCGAGGAAATGCAGCCGATCAGTGTAGAGGAAACACGCATTATCCTTGCTCGATCTTTCCGGAATGCACTCCGTCGCAAGCAATATGCAAACAGCAGATTCTATTTCGTTGGTACCAGTTCGGAGCTCGAACCTTATTGGCCCAGGCCAACATTCGGTACGGATGCTGCGGATGCGTTGCTTGATCTTGAAGTCTTACTCCGGGATACGCCCGACGAACTCCGACAAGCTATGCTGTTGCGCTATGGAGCAAGTGATCATTGGAGTGAAGTCGGAGAGAGACTGAAGAAATCGAAAGAAGCAGTCCGAAAGAGTTGCGAGCGAGAGCTCCATCGGATCCGAAAACGTCTTGGCCTATCGAGGTGAGGTGCTATCGAATAGCTTAGACAAGACAGGTCTAGCAAAAGAAGGAATCATGAGTCGAATCTTACCCTTTACGAGTGATGACGAAGACGACAGCGCTCTCTTCGAAAAACTCCGCGGGTATGTCCTTGAGAATTATCCGAATCCGGAACGGAAAGGCTGTTTCGATCGGGAAACACTTCGCACGTTTGTGGAAGATTCTTCCAAGCTCGATCTAAAAGACCCTCGTTATCTTCATATTTTTAAGTGTGCGGAGTGCACGCGCGAACTCAATGAACTTCGTGCAGCACACGTGGCGCATGCCAAAAACGCGCATGTAAGACGAGCTCGGAGTGTTTCCAGTGCCTGGAGGCTCGCTGCCTCTATTGTTCTCGTCTG from Edaphobacter dinghuensis includes:
- the nusG gene encoding transcription termination/antitermination protein NusG, producing MIPVEQVRWFAVQVMPRHEARVALLLDHKGVEQFLPKIVIRRQWSDRIKVIEQPLFPAYVFCRTKRSLFSTVLNTPGVHKIVSFGEVAYPIPDHEISAIQRMLSVGRDPEPVPYLTVGQKVIIVSGPLKGITGIVSRPKNHCRLIISVEAILRSISIEVSSAEVAPFEQIA